Proteins encoded in a region of the Bradyrhizobium sp. CB3481 genome:
- a CDS encoding PilZ domain-containing protein, which translates to MEEKRKYPRTEISEPAYVSSGGSVIPCVVRNISREGAAIDVDNPAFVPQHFRLVMAKDPSIVHACRVTWIQQNRVGLTFIGTDAAAEPPPPDGGR; encoded by the coding sequence ATGGAAGAGAAACGAAAGTATCCGCGAACGGAGATCAGCGAGCCCGCCTACGTTTCGTCGGGCGGTTCCGTCATTCCCTGCGTGGTGCGGAACATCTCGCGCGAGGGGGCGGCGATCGATGTCGATAATCCCGCTTTCGTCCCGCAGCATTTTCGGCTGGTGATGGCAAAGGATCCATCGATCGTGCATGCATGCCGGGTGACCTGGATTCAGCAGAACCGCGTGGGCCTGACCTTTATCGGCACCGACGCGGCTGCGGAGCCGCCACCGCCGGATGGCGGGCGCTGA